A DNA window from Bacillota bacterium contains the following coding sequences:
- a CDS encoding multiheme c-type cytochrome yields the protein MAKNVCASCHPGIAKAFATSLHRTTAAVSDARAAVVLARARSEDLAALKPALDNHCSACHITGCGDCHLSRPNWSGGGLVDGHNIRKTPNSITNCTACHGSRIEKEMMAEAPETVEPRPKADVHWSPKGMQCVACHKEGPLHGSGEKAPANRYADGSAPSCENCHDITKG from the coding sequence GTGGCCAAGAACGTCTGCGCTTCCTGCCATCCCGGTATCGCCAAGGCCTTCGCAACCTCCCTCCACCGGACAACCGCGGCCGTGTCTGACGCCCGCGCCGCCGTGGTCTTGGCGAGGGCAAGGTCGGAGGACCTGGCGGCCCTCAAGCCCGCCCTGGACAACCACTGTTCGGCTTGTCACATCACCGGTTGCGGCGATTGCCACCTCAGCCGCCCCAATTGGAGCGGCGGAGGTCTCGTCGACGGGCACAACATCCGGAAGACACCGAACTCCATCACCAACTGCACAGCCTGCCATGGCAGCCGGATTGAGAAAGAGATGATGGCCGAGGCACCCGAGACCGTCGAGCCCCGCCCGAAGGCCGACGTGCACTGGTCACCCAAGGGCATGCAGTGCGTCGCCTGTCATAAGGAGGGACCCCTCCACGGTAGCGGCGAGAAGGCACCTGCCAACCGATACGCCGATGGATCCGCGCCCAGTTGCGAGAACTGCCACGACATCACGAAGGGCG